One genomic region from Saprospiraceae bacterium encodes:
- a CDS encoding D-alanine--D-alanine ligase, giving the protein MKKQIAFVTGGLSGESVISYESAKTIEANVDQDLFDLYRIDIRHDGWFYNPNPDSFLPVDKNDFSITHDGRKVTFDAVLCGIHGTPGEDGKLQGYFDLLGLPYTACSVASSSITFNKRYTVAVAAFSGIPVAKSLHFFKEDQLDIEDILSQLTLPVFVKPNNGGSSIGMSKVSNASTLADAIQKAFKEDAQILIEEFISGTELTIGVYKRNHDIITLPITEIRSKKDFFDYEAKYTTGMAEEITPAPVAEDIAALIRTQAAKLYHIFDCKGVVRIDFIYDTESKKAFMLEINTVPGQSANSIVPQQVRASGDSLKSFYTALILSCLPNQ; this is encoded by the coding sequence ATGAAGAAACAAATCGCCTTCGTAACTGGAGGCTTATCCGGGGAGTCAGTTATTTCTTATGAGAGTGCCAAGACGATTGAAGCTAATGTAGATCAGGATTTATTTGACTTGTACAGAATTGATATCCGACACGATGGTTGGTTTTACAACCCAAATCCCGATTCATTTTTGCCAGTGGATAAAAACGATTTTAGCATCACTCATGATGGTCGAAAAGTCACCTTTGACGCCGTACTTTGTGGCATTCATGGCACACCGGGCGAGGATGGCAAACTTCAGGGATATTTTGATCTATTAGGCCTGCCTTACACCGCTTGTAGTGTGGCCTCATCCAGTATTACTTTCAATAAGCGATACACCGTAGCTGTGGCAGCCTTTTCGGGAATACCTGTTGCCAAATCTCTGCATTTTTTTAAAGAGGATCAGTTAGACATTGAAGATATATTATCACAACTTACATTGCCTGTATTCGTAAAACCTAATAACGGAGGTTCCAGTATCGGTATGAGCAAAGTTTCAAATGCATCCACGTTGGCCGATGCCATCCAAAAAGCATTTAAAGAGGATGCACAGATTTTGATAGAAGAGTTTATATCTGGTACCGAGCTTACCATAGGGGTTTATAAACGGAATCATGATATCATCACGCTGCCCATCACAGAAATTCGCAGTAAAAAAGATTTTTTTGATTATGAAGCCAAGTATACCACCGGAATGGCTGAAGAAATCACCCCCGCTCCTGTAGCTGAAGATATCGCCGCTTTGATCAGAACACAAGCCGCGAAACTGTACCATATTTTTGACTGCAAAGGTGTAGTGCGTATAGATTTTATTTACGATACGGAATCAAAGAAAGCCTTTATGCTTGAGATCAATACAGTGCCAGGACAGAGTGCTAACAGCATAGTACCTCAACAAGTGCGTGCTAGTGGCGACAGCTTAAAATCATTTTATACCGCCCTTATCTTGTCCTGTCTGCCTAATCAATGA
- the mqnB gene encoding futalosine hydrolase: MKILLCAATPMEMFHSAFPGSEVDRVITGIGIAHTAFTLGAFLANTSVDLCLQIGIAGTFNPDLEIGSVVAVQKDCFADLGVEDHDRFVHITEALALDTQNAFDRLWIQPEDQLISQLDLPVVTAITVNTTHGNRQSIDKVISKYPAEIESMEGAPFFAACMTAGIPCLQIRAISNLVEPRNKSNWNIPLAIHRLHQEVERILPKLHLD; the protein is encoded by the coding sequence ATGAAAATATTACTCTGTGCCGCTACGCCGATGGAGATGTTTCATTCCGCTTTCCCTGGATCAGAAGTAGATCGTGTCATCACGGGTATCGGTATAGCTCATACAGCTTTTACTTTAGGGGCTTTTCTGGCAAATACTTCGGTAGATCTTTGCCTGCAAATTGGTATAGCCGGGACTTTCAATCCAGACCTTGAGATTGGGAGCGTAGTAGCTGTCCAAAAAGATTGTTTTGCAGATTTGGGAGTAGAAGACCATGATCGATTTGTGCATATTACAGAAGCCTTAGCACTCGATACTCAAAATGCATTTGATCGACTCTGGATCCAGCCTGAAGATCAGTTGATCAGCCAGCTGGATCTGCCGGTAGTCACGGCTATTACTGTCAATACCACCCATGGAAATCGACAATCCATCGACAAAGTCATCTCGAAATATCCTGCAGAGATAGAATCAATGGAAGGTGCGCCCTTTTTCGCAGCTTGCATGACTGCTGGCATTCCTTGTCTCCAAATCAGGGCTATATCTAACCTGGTCGAACCTAGAAATAAATCAAATTGGAATATCCCGCTGGCTATACACAGACTGCATCAGGAAGTCGAAAGAATATTGCCCAAATTGCACCTGGATTGA
- a CDS encoding DNA/RNA non-specific endonuclease produces MAKFNSNHSSRSRSKGGFYIIRLLVYGIVLMLLLWKLLQFVKNYHATPSGEPEGSTQTQTPLVPPSEWNDTVDITPNLPNVNGNNQLISHKYYTLSYSENHEEAEWVAYSLTRDQLNAPKQNRFDYFAQDLSIPTRSALHRDYTGSGYTRGHLAPAADMSFDPTAAEECFYMSNISPQEKYFNQGIWRELEECVRDWSRKNMKLYIVTGPILSTGIVKKIGNSRVSVPSLFYKVLLDLEGPEMKGIGFIVPNASSDQPLENYMTTIDSVENLSGINFFNAVSKNKLIESLEQKVDKSLWKVDQNRYRRRVEDWNKRE; encoded by the coding sequence ATGGCGAAATTTAATTCCAATCACTCAAGTCGATCCAGATCGAAGGGAGGCTTTTACATCATAAGATTATTGGTGTATGGGATAGTCCTGATGCTATTGCTTTGGAAACTATTACAATTCGTTAAAAATTATCATGCGACACCTTCCGGAGAACCCGAAGGAAGTACACAAACACAAACGCCCCTTGTTCCACCCAGTGAATGGAATGACACGGTAGATATAACTCCCAATCTACCTAATGTGAATGGCAATAATCAATTAATAAGTCATAAATATTATACGCTGTCCTATTCTGAAAACCATGAAGAAGCTGAGTGGGTAGCTTACTCACTGACCAGAGATCAGCTCAATGCTCCAAAACAAAATAGATTTGACTATTTTGCTCAGGATCTTTCCATCCCCACACGATCTGCTTTGCATAGAGATTATACTGGATCAGGCTATACCCGGGGGCATCTGGCTCCGGCAGCGGATATGAGTTTTGATCCAACAGCTGCAGAAGAGTGCTTTTATATGAGCAATATTTCGCCCCAGGAAAAATACTTTAACCAGGGTATTTGGAGAGAGCTCGAGGAATGCGTCCGTGATTGGTCCAGGAAAAACATGAAACTCTATATAGTGACAGGTCCAATATTGTCCACTGGTATCGTTAAAAAAATAGGCAATAGCCGTGTCAGTGTACCATCGTTATTTTATAAAGTACTGTTAGACCTGGAGGGTCCCGAAATGAAGGGCATAGGATTCATTGTGCCGAATGCATCCAGTGATCAACCCCTCGAAAATTATATGACCACCATAGACAGTGTAGAAAATCTGTCTGGAATAAATTTTTTTAATGCAGTCAGTAAAAATAAGCTGATCGAATCCTTAGAGCAAAAGGTGGACAAATCCCTATGGAAGGTAGATCAGAACAGATATCGCCGTCGAGTAGAGGATTGGAATAAAAGGGAATGA
- a CDS encoding DUF853 family protein, with protein MSNQLDEFLETIKSGYTFDGETMILGASMYNKEAIKDSFVRLPLKMMNRHGLIAGATGTGKTKTLQLLAENLSAHGVPCLLMDIKGDLSGIATEGMTNSKIEARSTLIGMPFIPSHSPVEFLSLSSEKGIQLRATVSEFGPVLFSKILGLNETQGGVMALIFKYCDDQNLPLLDLDDVKKVLTFLSNEGKADIEKEYGRISTASVGTIIRNIIELEQQGAEQFFGERSFDVNDLVRFDEKGRGMVSILRLTDIQNKPKLFSSFMLQMLAEVYASFPEEGDLEKPKLCLFIDEAHLIFDEASDVLLDQIETMIKLIRSKGVGIFFITQSPRDIPASVLSQLGLKVQHALRAFTAADRKAIKQAAENYPLTDFYDIDQLITELGIGEAFVTTLNEKGIPTPLVQVMLRPPASRMDVLTNEEIDRIVSRSEKVGYYNEKINRESAYEILTAILNEAGDEDQRNKMQKQRQRERPEKSTMEKIMDSTVTRQVGRTVARELTRGLLGVLGVRTTARKKAKSTGFKWF; from the coding sequence ATGTCAAATCAATTGGATGAATTTCTAGAAACCATCAAGTCAGGATACACCTTCGATGGTGAGACCATGATACTTGGGGCATCGATGTATAATAAAGAGGCGATTAAAGACTCCTTTGTCAGGCTGCCGCTTAAGATGATGAACCGACATGGATTGATCGCTGGTGCCACGGGTACCGGCAAAACTAAAACCCTGCAATTGCTAGCAGAAAATTTATCTGCTCATGGTGTGCCATGTCTGTTGATGGATATTAAAGGTGATTTGAGCGGCATTGCCACGGAAGGGATGACAAATTCAAAAATAGAAGCACGAAGTACGCTCATTGGAATGCCATTCATACCATCCCATTCACCCGTGGAGTTTTTAAGTTTATCTTCTGAAAAAGGCATACAATTAAGAGCTACTGTTTCAGAATTTGGTCCAGTATTATTTTCCAAAATATTGGGTCTCAATGAAACGCAAGGTGGAGTCATGGCCTTGATCTTTAAATATTGCGATGATCAGAATCTTCCTCTGCTAGATCTGGATGATGTAAAAAAAGTATTGACTTTCCTTTCAAATGAAGGAAAAGCGGATATCGAAAAGGAATATGGCCGAATCTCCACCGCCAGCGTAGGCACGATCATCAGAAATATTATTGAATTGGAACAACAGGGAGCTGAGCAGTTTTTTGGCGAACGATCTTTTGATGTCAATGATTTAGTGAGGTTTGATGAAAAGGGTAGAGGTATGGTCTCCATTCTCAGGCTGACGGACATACAAAACAAACCCAAACTCTTTTCAAGTTTCATGCTTCAGATGTTAGCAGAAGTATATGCCTCCTTTCCTGAAGAAGGTGATTTAGAAAAACCTAAACTTTGTTTATTTATAGATGAAGCTCATTTGATCTTTGACGAAGCTTCCGATGTATTGCTGGACCAGATAGAAACGATGATCAAACTGATTAGATCTAAAGGAGTAGGCATCTTTTTTATAACTCAAAGCCCCAGGGATATACCTGCATCTGTGCTCAGTCAGCTGGGATTAAAAGTTCAACATGCACTGAGAGCATTTACGGCGGCAGATCGAAAAGCTATCAAGCAGGCAGCCGAAAACTATCCTCTGACAGATTTTTACGATATAGATCAGCTGATCACCGAGCTGGGTATTGGGGAAGCTTTTGTTACCACCCTTAACGAAAAGGGAATCCCAACTCCCCTGGTTCAGGTAATGCTTCGACCACCTGCTTCCAGAATGGATGTTTTGACTAATGAAGAAATTGATCGTATCGTCAGCAGATCTGAAAAAGTGGGGTATTATAACGAAAAGATCAATAGAGAAAGTGCTTATGAAATACTAACTGCCATATTGAACGAAGCTGGCGATGAAGATCAACGCAATAAAATGCAAAAGCAACGCCAACGGGAGCGTCCTGAAAAAAGTACCATGGAGAAGATTATGGACAGTACAGTGACCCGACAGGTAGGAAGGACAGTCGCCAGAGAGCTCACAAGAGGATTGTTAGGGGTATTGGGTGTAAGAACCACTGCAAGGAAAAAGGCAAAATCGACTGGATTTAAATGGTTCTAA
- a CDS encoding thioredoxin family protein: protein MIRRISQPIYLSLLAVFTMGSLSVFGQNLYSPKIKWLSFEQAEQSEKTEKSPKKIMVDLYTDNCGWCKKMDLSTFQNEFISHYLNENFYPIRFNAQHKKDVVFNDQLFKLDKSGYHELAIALSMGDLGVPTLVFLDEANQIIQPISGYQTVDELERIMFYFANDMYKTTPWNEFVQHYKPSNTKPRANMPNPFENKDIETVKKKN, encoded by the coding sequence ATGATAAGAAGAATAAGTCAACCAATTTATCTCTCTTTGCTTGCAGTCTTTACCATGGGAAGTCTTTCCGTGTTTGGTCAAAATCTGTATTCCCCTAAGATCAAATGGCTCAGTTTTGAACAGGCAGAACAATCGGAAAAAACGGAAAAGAGTCCTAAGAAAATCATGGTAGACTTGTATACCGATAATTGTGGATGGTGTAAAAAGATGGATCTCTCGACCTTTCAAAATGAATTTATTTCACACTACCTCAACGAAAATTTTTATCCAATTCGATTTAATGCTCAACATAAAAAAGATGTCGTTTTTAATGATCAGCTTTTTAAGCTGGACAAAAGTGGATATCATGAATTGGCGATAGCTTTAAGTATGGGAGATTTAGGTGTACCCACCCTTGTTTTTCTGGATGAAGCCAACCAAATCATCCAACCCATCTCTGGTTATCAGACAGTGGATGAATTGGAACGCATCATGTTTTATTTTGCCAATGACATGTATAAGACCACTCCCTGGAATGAGTTTGTACAACATTACAAACCCTCTAATACCAAACCAAGGGCGAATATGCCTAATCCTTTTGAAAACAAGGATATTGAGACTGTCAAAAAAAAGAATTGA
- the ppk1 gene encoding polyphosphate kinase 1 yields MVQRKTPLFERDISWLSFNHRVLQEVKDLSVPLLDRLKFMAIYSSNLEEFFKVRVAQLRNLIRAGRSTRKQLDFEPELLLRSILKLVNSHQKELSNVFNKQLLPDLRSHGIHILGPEMLSQAQLNFVDNYFHEYLQAYIQPILLVDSKVKPFLHSGALYLYLHLFDKKKNKATDHYAIVRLPSDQLPRFIILPESKKGEHHLMFLDDIVRMSVKYLFPGYILKNAYSIKLTRDSELYIDDEYQGDLVAKIKKSLIKRSVGPVSRLVYDRSMPANMMKLLKKTFDIMQVDTIPEGKYHNNFDFFKFPDFGKSFLKEPVLEPLTYEPIENSEDIFETISRKDRMIHVPYQKYESVIKLFEEASKDDNVTHIKAVQYRVAKESRIMDALIDAARAGKSVSVFIEVKARFDEEANLRWGEKLEKAGAKVMYSFPGLKVHSKIAWIRRKEKNNYRTYAYLSTGNFNEDTALIYSDYGLFTADKRLTNEVKKVFDFLETGIKPKSPFHHLLVGKNNLREELSRMILTEIDHAKKGKPAEIFMKLNSLEDKEMIKLLYRASDTGVKVKLIIRGITCILPGRKDLSENIEAISIVDRFLEHARIFIFHNGGNKKIYCSSADLMERNLSFRIETAFPLYDKDIKEQILYLMDLQWRDNVKARTLNNQHLNTYRKISSTISIRSQLETYNYFKNLTRLQKGE; encoded by the coding sequence ATGGTTCAGAGAAAAACACCTTTATTCGAGAGGGATATCAGTTGGTTATCATTCAATCACAGGGTACTTCAGGAAGTAAAAGACTTGAGTGTCCCTTTACTGGATAGGTTAAAGTTTATGGCTATCTACTCCTCTAACCTGGAGGAGTTTTTTAAAGTCCGGGTAGCTCAATTGAGAAACTTGATCCGGGCTGGTAGAAGTACAAGAAAACAGCTCGATTTCGAACCGGAATTATTATTAAGATCCATACTCAAGTTGGTTAATTCGCATCAAAAAGAGCTGAGCAATGTGTTTAACAAACAACTATTGCCGGATCTAAGGTCACATGGTATTCATATTCTTGGGCCCGAGATGCTTAGCCAGGCTCAATTAAATTTTGTTGATAATTATTTTCACGAATACCTCCAGGCATATATTCAACCTATCTTATTAGTAGATTCTAAGGTCAAACCATTTTTACATAGTGGGGCACTTTATTTATACCTGCATTTATTCGACAAAAAAAAAAATAAAGCCACCGACCATTATGCGATCGTGAGGCTACCTTCTGATCAACTGCCCAGGTTCATTATTCTGCCTGAGTCAAAAAAAGGCGAGCATCATCTCATGTTTCTTGACGACATAGTCAGGATGTCAGTCAAATATTTATTTCCGGGCTATATACTTAAAAATGCCTACTCTATCAAATTGACCCGAGATTCAGAGCTATATATCGATGATGAATATCAAGGTGATCTGGTCGCCAAAATCAAAAAAAGTCTCATAAAAAGAAGTGTAGGCCCAGTGTCCAGATTGGTATATGATCGTTCTATGCCTGCCAATATGATGAAGCTATTAAAAAAGACCTTTGACATCATGCAGGTTGATACGATCCCCGAAGGAAAATATCATAACAATTTTGATTTCTTCAAGTTTCCTGACTTTGGTAAATCCTTTTTAAAAGAGCCTGTCCTGGAGCCCCTGACCTATGAACCTATCGAAAACTCAGAAGATATCTTCGAAACCATCTCCAGAAAAGACCGCATGATTCATGTACCATATCAAAAATATGAGTCCGTGATCAAATTATTTGAAGAAGCTTCGAAAGACGATAATGTCACTCACATCAAAGCAGTGCAATACAGAGTGGCGAAAGAATCTAGAATTATGGATGCATTGATCGATGCAGCCCGCGCCGGCAAGTCGGTAAGTGTTTTCATAGAAGTCAAAGCCAGGTTTGATGAAGAAGCCAATCTGCGATGGGGAGAAAAATTGGAAAAAGCAGGTGCAAAAGTGATGTATAGTTTTCCTGGCTTGAAGGTGCACTCCAAAATCGCCTGGATTCGCAGAAAAGAAAAAAATAATTACCGTACTTATGCCTATTTGAGTACAGGCAATTTTAATGAAGATACAGCCCTCATTTACTCAGATTATGGTCTTTTTACTGCTGATAAAAGGCTAACCAATGAAGTGAAAAAAGTGTTTGACTTCCTGGAAACCGGCATCAAACCTAAATCCCCTTTCCACCACTTATTAGTAGGTAAAAATAATTTAAGGGAAGAGCTGAGCAGGATGATTTTGACTGAAATCGATCATGCAAAAAAAGGTAAACCCGCAGAAATCTTTATGAAACTCAATAGTCTTGAGGACAAAGAGATGATCAAATTGCTCTATCGCGCTTCGGATACAGGTGTCAAGGTTAAATTGATTATAAGAGGTATCACGTGTATTTTGCCTGGCCGTAAAGATCTAAGTGAAAATATAGAAGCTATCAGTATCGTAGACCGGTTTCTGGAACATGCTCGAATATTTATTTTTCACAATGGGGGCAATAAAAAAATTTATTGTTCATCAGCAGACCTGATGGAGCGAAATCTCAGTTTTAGGATAGAGACAGCATTTCCTCTATATGACAAAGATATTAAAGAGCAAATATTATATCTGATGGACCTACAATGGCGTGACAATGTAAAAGCCAGGACGCTCAACAATCAGCATTTAAATACATATCGTAAAATTAGCAGCACCATATCTATCCGTTCGCAACTGGAGACATACAATTATTTTAAAAATCTAACCAGGTTACAAAAAGGTGAATAG
- a CDS encoding DUF3810 family protein produces the protein MSLKNTYKNYGLLGLLLVSLSLFLIPHSYVELIYGKGIFSIIRLIISPLVWLPFPLIYFLTLGVVIMVLRLFFIRRPLLSKIKRLAIGLSTFILLFYWLWAYNYRRIDFDSRYPLIPTAALDSTSLLEELQSATDEMLLSRPLNPSTVYRAAQLEDMIRPYVKDATQQFGYMTAGLVRVKELLPAGILLRIKTAGFYLPYVGEAYIDAGLHPLQKPFTMAHEMSHGFGVTDEGACNFLAYLATFHHPDSSIRYSAAMGYYRYVAGEYRWRYPNHYSELRAALPATIQHDLDDINRQMLKYPDIFPKVRDQIYNKYLTVQGVKEGLASYDKIIDYVRQARAQGLLDTH, from the coding sequence ATGTCTTTGAAAAATACTTATAAAAATTATGGCCTGCTTGGATTGTTATTGGTCAGTTTGAGCTTGTTTTTAATCCCTCATTCTTATGTCGAATTGATCTATGGCAAGGGGATATTTTCTATTATTAGGTTGATAATCAGCCCTTTAGTTTGGTTGCCATTTCCATTAATCTATTTCTTAACCTTAGGAGTAGTGATTATGGTCTTAAGGTTATTTTTTATCAGAAGGCCACTTTTGTCAAAAATTAAACGCCTTGCTATTGGACTGTCGACTTTTATATTACTTTTTTATTGGCTGTGGGCCTATAACTATCGAAGAATAGATTTTGATTCGAGGTACCCGTTGATCCCCACAGCCGCTTTAGATAGTACCTCTTTATTAGAAGAACTTCAATCCGCTACCGATGAAATGCTCCTGTCCAGACCTTTAAACCCATCGACGGTGTATAGGGCAGCTCAGTTAGAGGACATGATCAGGCCTTATGTAAAGGATGCCACGCAACAATTTGGATACATGACGGCGGGATTGGTTCGGGTAAAAGAATTGTTACCAGCGGGCATATTACTAAGAATCAAAACTGCGGGATTCTATCTGCCTTATGTAGGCGAAGCTTATATCGATGCAGGTTTGCATCCACTGCAAAAACCATTTACCATGGCCCATGAGATGAGTCATGGATTTGGTGTGACTGATGAAGGTGCTTGTAATTTCCTCGCTTATTTAGCCACCTTTCATCATCCTGATTCGAGCATTCGATATAGTGCTGCTATGGGATATTACAGATACGTGGCTGGCGAATATCGATGGAGATATCCCAATCATTATAGTGAGTTAAGAGCTGCTTTGCCAGCAACCATTCAGCATGATTTGGATGATATAAATCGACAAATGTTGAAATATCCTGATATTTTCCCCAAAGTCAGAGATCAGATTTACAATAAATATCTGACCGTCCAGGGTGTAAAGGAAGGCTTGGCCAGTTATGACAAAATCATTGATTATGTGAGGCAGGCCAGAGCACAGGGACTTTTAGATACTCATTGA
- the trxA gene encoding thioredoxin — protein MAQTITDSNFKSEIKDKKGVALIDFWAEWCGPCRMIGPIVEELSSEYKDKATIGKVNVDDNAEVTMEFGVRSIPTLLFFKDGELVDRHVGATSKKVLTDKLEALMA, from the coding sequence ATGGCACAAACTATTACTGACAGCAATTTTAAGTCAGAAATCAAAGACAAAAAAGGTGTAGCGCTCATAGACTTTTGGGCAGAATGGTGCGGACCATGCCGTATGATCGGTCCTATAGTCGAAGAACTGTCTTCAGAATATAAAGACAAGGCCACAATAGGAAAAGTGAATGTAGACGACAATGCCGAAGTCACTATGGAGTTTGGTGTTCGCTCAATCCCAACCCTGTTATTTTTTAAAGATGGCGAGTTGGTCGATAGACATGTAGGAGCTACCAGCAAAAAAGTATTGACTGATAAATTGGAAGCTTTGATGGCTTAA
- the purB gene encoding adenylosuccinate lyase, with protein MLKSISPIDGRYAKVTSPLADYFSEYALIRYRVLIEIKYFEALCHAGLPQLVGAIPHIPILRAIVTAFSEQDALEIKRIESITNHDVKAVEYFIKQKIDHTALAPWSEFIHFGLTSQDINNTAQPLALSECNTTVLYPLITKLIHALIEKAELWMDEPMLAYTHGQPASPTTLGKEIKVFAERLRGQFTSLQACPITAKFGGATGNFNAHAVAYPDRDWHTFGDQFVYSLGLQRIRWTTQIEPYDYFAAYCHNIIRINTICIDLCRDIWMYISRHYLKQKTIATEVGSSAMPHKVNPIDFENAEGNLGIANALFSHFAEKLPISRLQRDLTDSTVLRNSGVPIGHTLIAIQSLLKGLGKIEINKLVIDADLTANWAVIAEAIQTILRREGIKDSYELLKDFSRGKAEITKADFQLFISNLSVPDTIKNELSAIHPANYIGQIR; from the coding sequence ATGCTAAAATCTATATCCCCGATCGATGGCAGATATGCTAAGGTCACCAGCCCCCTGGCAGATTACTTTTCGGAGTATGCACTGATCCGATATAGAGTACTAATTGAAATAAAATATTTTGAGGCACTATGTCATGCAGGTTTGCCTCAATTGGTCGGCGCTATCCCTCATATACCTATCCTGAGAGCCATCGTCACTGCCTTCAGTGAACAAGATGCTCTTGAAATTAAAAGGATAGAATCTATCACCAACCATGATGTCAAAGCAGTAGAATACTTTATTAAACAAAAAATCGACCATACCGCTCTTGCACCATGGTCAGAGTTTATTCATTTTGGCCTCACCTCTCAGGACATCAATAATACGGCACAACCGCTGGCTTTGTCAGAGTGTAATACTACCGTCCTATATCCATTAATCACTAAGCTAATTCACGCATTGATCGAAAAGGCTGAACTGTGGATGGACGAACCTATGTTGGCTTATACTCATGGGCAGCCAGCCAGTCCCACTACTTTGGGCAAAGAAATCAAAGTCTTTGCAGAAAGATTACGTGGCCAATTTACTTCACTACAAGCATGTCCGATCACTGCTAAATTTGGTGGCGCTACTGGCAATTTCAATGCCCATGCCGTGGCTTATCCTGATCGGGACTGGCATACTTTTGGGGATCAATTTGTCTATAGCCTGGGACTCCAAAGAATCAGATGGACCACTCAGATCGAGCCCTATGATTATTTTGCAGCCTATTGTCATAATATCATAAGAATCAACACGATATGCATAGATCTTTGTAGAGATATCTGGATGTATATTTCCCGACATTACCTCAAACAAAAAACTATAGCTACTGAAGTCGGGTCATCCGCTATGCCTCATAAGGTCAATCCAATAGACTTTGAAAATGCCGAAGGTAACCTGGGAATTGCCAACGCCCTATTCTCCCATTTTGCTGAAAAACTGCCTATATCCAGGCTGCAACGTGACCTTACTGACAGTACCGTATTGCGAAATTCTGGTGTGCCTATCGGACACACCTTAATTGCTATACAATCGCTGCTCAAAGGTTTAGGCAAAATTGAGATCAATAAATTAGTCATCGACGCTGATTTAACTGCAAATTGGGCTGTCATAGCAGAAGCCATCCAAACCATATTGCGAAGAGAAGGAATCAAGGATTCTTATGAATTACTCAAAGATTTTTCCAGGGGCAAAGCAGAAATCACCAAAGCAGATTTTCAATTATTTATAAGCAACCTCAGTGTCCCTGACACCATAAAAAATGAGTTATCAGCCATCCATCCTGCTAACTATATCGGACAAATCAGGTAA
- a CDS encoding triose-phosphate isomerase: MSRTKIVAGNWKMNTSLEDGISLAENLAANHTSNHPLMIVIPPFTHLMPVKSVLIGSSIQIGAQNCHQEAKGAYTGEVSAPMLKSCGIPYVILGHSERRQYFNETDELLALKVDAALAQDLTPIFCVGESLEVRNENKQNDFVLNQLTKGLFHLSSSEFSKIIIAYEPIWAIGTGVTASPLQAQEMHEFIRTQIEVKYDLAVAAACSILYGGSVKGANAREIFSQADVDGALVGGASLDAVDFLKIASGF; this comes from the coding sequence ATGAGTAGAACTAAAATAGTCGCTGGTAACTGGAAGATGAATACCTCACTCGAAGATGGGATCAGCCTGGCAGAAAATCTAGCTGCAAACCATACAAGTAACCATCCTTTGATGATCGTCATTCCTCCATTTACGCATCTAATGCCAGTAAAATCTGTCTTAATAGGTTCTTCTATTCAAATTGGTGCCCAAAATTGTCATCAGGAGGCTAAAGGGGCTTATACCGGTGAGGTTTCTGCTCCAATGTTAAAATCTTGCGGCATACCTTATGTTATTTTGGGACACTCTGAGCGTCGTCAATATTTTAACGAAACGGATGAATTACTGGCACTCAAAGTAGATGCCGCTTTGGCGCAGGACTTGACTCCGATTTTTTGCGTGGGAGAGTCCTTAGAGGTGCGTAACGAGAATAAACAAAACGACTTTGTGCTGAATCAGTTGACCAAAGGACTATTTCATTTGTCATCATCGGAATTCTCTAAAATAATAATTGCATACGAGCCGATTTGGGCCATTGGTACGGGAGTGACCGCGAGTCCTCTCCAGGCTCAGGAAATGCACGAATTTATTAGAACACAAATTGAAGTGAAATATGATCTTGCTGTTGCTGCAGCATGTTCCATACTGTATGGTGGTAGTGTCAAAGGAGCAAATGCACGAGAGATATTTTCACAAGCTGATGTAGACGGTGCCCTGGTGGGAGGAGCTTCTTTGGATGCTGTAGATTTTTTAAAGATAGCTTCAGGATTTTGA